From a region of the Rhipicephalus microplus isolate Deutch F79 chromosome X, USDA_Rmic, whole genome shotgun sequence genome:
- the LOC142777289 gene encoding uncharacterized protein LOC142777289: MASVVKREAPEAPSGLSTEYLKRRKQGTESDLQRFIKSARKPVNEPQWPSWWSYISKRQSQEKQKKPKTEPAAGKSESNGCPKPVAIKNEKPKQTADDGFDTWYRCDLCDKLFAKKLELEWHLREHTGVPPILCGLCPMKFLNGRLRTAHHTRHHGLNSKWKRFDCD; encoded by the exons ATGGCCTCTGTGGTGAAGAGGGAAGCCCCCGAGGCACCGTCGGGGCTTTCCACGGAATACCTAAAGAGGAGAAAACAGGGGACAGAAAGCGATCTCCAAAGATTCATAAAATCCGCCAGGAAGCCGGTCAATGAGCCCCAGTGGCCGAGCTGGTGGTCATACATCA GTAAACGGCAATCCCAGGAGAAGCAAAAGAAGCCGAAAACAGAGCCGGCTGCGGGCAAGAGTGAGTCCAACGGCTGCCCAAAGCCTGTAGCCATCAAGAACGAGAAACCTAAGCAGACTGCGGATGACGGCTTCGACACCTGGTACCGCTGCGATTTGTGCGATAAGCTGTTTGCCAAGAAGCTCGAGCTGGAGTGGCACCTGCGCGAGCACACGGGAGTGCCCCCCATTCTGTGTGGTCTATGCCCCATGAAGTTTCTCAACGGGCGACTGCGGACCGCCCACCACACCAGACACCACGGGCTGAACTCCAAATGGAAACGCTTCGACTGCGACTAA